One Nilaparvata lugens isolate BPH unplaced genomic scaffold, ASM1435652v1 scaffold5947, whole genome shotgun sequence genomic region harbors:
- the LOC111051588 gene encoding uncharacterized protein LOC111051588 isoform X1 yields the protein MLESILKSQNQNTDPWSNQQHDEINFDPARLSMKTEESLLKIEEELRDNHSKNNMVNYLSKIGENSINDMTKRIMRRLIGDELAKDYSWFGAKGKKQFSILQSARVLEEAVKMGFQEATEKTIEEATKNWLRHAPERQTGKQKRFL from the exons ATGTTGGAATCAATATTGAAATCtcaaaatcaaaatacagaCCCCTGGTCAAACCAGCAGCATGATGAAATCAACTTTGATCCGGCACGATTGTCAATGAAGACTGAGGAGAGTCTGCTCAAAATAGAAGAGGAGCTGAGAGATAATCATTCCAAAAATAACATG GTCAACTACCTGAGTAAAATTGGCGAAAACAGCATAAATGACATGACGAAAAGAATAATGAGAAGACTTATTGGTGATGAATTAGCCAAAGACTACAGCTGGTTTGGTGCGAAAGggaaaaaacagttttcaattcttcaaagtgCCAGAGTCCTTGAGG AAGCTGTTAAGATGGGGTTTCAAGAAGCAACGGAAAAAACGATTGAAGAGGCCACCAAAAATTGGTTGAGGCATGCTCCTGAACGTCAAACCGGAAAACAAAAACGGTTCTTGTAG
- the LOC111051588 gene encoding uncharacterized protein LOC111051588 isoform X2, whose amino-acid sequence MLESILKSQNQNTDPWSNQQHDEINFDPARLSMKTEESLLKIEEELRDNHSKNNMVNYLSKIGENSINDMTKRIMRRLIGDELAKDYSWFGAKGKKQFSILQSARVLEAVKMGFQEATEKTIEEATKNWLRHAPERQTGKQKRFL is encoded by the exons ATGTTGGAATCAATATTGAAATCtcaaaatcaaaatacagaCCCCTGGTCAAACCAGCAGCATGATGAAATCAACTTTGATCCGGCACGATTGTCAATGAAGACTGAGGAGAGTCTGCTCAAAATAGAAGAGGAGCTGAGAGATAATCATTCCAAAAATAACATG GTCAACTACCTGAGTAAAATTGGCGAAAACAGCATAAATGACATGACGAAAAGAATAATGAGAAGACTTATTGGTGATGAATTAGCCAAAGACTACAGCTGGTTTGGTGCGAAAGggaaaaaacagttttcaattcttcaaagtgCCAGAGTCCTTGAGG CTGTTAAGATGGGGTTTCAAGAAGCAACGGAAAAAACGATTGAAGAGGCCACCAAAAATTGGTTGAGGCATGCTCCTGAACGTCAAACCGGAAAACAAAAACGGTTCTTGTAG